Proteins from one Candidatus Nitrospira nitrificans genomic window:
- a CDS encoding phytanoyl-CoA dioxygenase family protein: protein MTKLMSSVAEAVDQAITRLDFDRLHQEYWEQNEFLVIKQFLPRAFVEEVLVPQAQGMKADLNRNYIPGHKKGGSVSYYTVQEKAPRFLDLYRAESFRAFLNRLVQAKLMFCPDNDPHSCALYYYTEPGDHIGFHYDTSYYKGARYTILMGLVDRSTQCKLVCELFKDHPTKQPRHLELVTEPGDMVIFNGDKLWHAVTPLGEGEERIALTMEYVTNPDMGAVKRLYSNLKDSFGYFGFATVFKRALGLNRSK from the coding sequence GTGACAAAACTCATGAGCAGCGTGGCTGAAGCCGTCGATCAAGCGATCACAAGATTGGATTTCGACCGGCTTCACCAGGAGTATTGGGAGCAAAACGAGTTCCTGGTCATCAAACAATTCTTGCCCCGTGCCTTCGTCGAGGAGGTGCTCGTTCCACAGGCTCAGGGCATGAAGGCGGATCTCAATCGAAACTATATTCCAGGCCATAAGAAGGGCGGGAGTGTCAGCTATTATACCGTGCAGGAGAAAGCTCCCCGCTTTCTCGACCTCTATCGGGCTGAGTCATTCCGGGCATTCCTGAACCGGCTTGTTCAGGCGAAGCTGATGTTCTGCCCGGACAATGATCCCCATTCATGCGCCCTCTACTACTACACTGAACCGGGCGACCACATCGGCTTCCACTACGATACGTCCTACTATAAGGGCGCTCGCTACACGATCTTGATGGGGCTTGTGGATCGGTCAACCCAGTGCAAGCTGGTGTGCGAACTCTTCAAAGACCACCCGACCAAGCAGCCCCGCCATCTTGAGCTGGTGACCGAACCGGGAGACATGGTGATTTTCAACGGTGATAAACTCTGGCATGCCGTCACGCCTCTGGGAGAGGGCGAGGAGCGGATTGCGCTGACCATGGAATATGTCACGAATCCCGATATGGGCGCGGTCAAGCGGTTGTATTCGAACCTCAAAGACTCCTTCGGCTATTTCGGCTTCGCGACGGTCTTCAAGCGGGCGTTGGGTCTCAACCGATCCAAGTAG
- a CDS encoding response regulator, whose translation MERAMELTVTHVVRKPLSFSRSDAPSGSGPAKAALLPSTIATKPSETVQTAPFSFVDSEIHLPQAASDSDHKLSPDTNTSVKARTAHSILVVEDDPDIAMALQDLLEFEGFHVDCAQTCSQAFSSLEQNAYHAVLLDLGLPDGDGSSILEKLQVSRPSLPVIVLSASNRDLGPLRAYARLTKPWERAELCGILHRAIGTTSSSTVS comes from the coding sequence ATGGAGCGCGCTATGGAGCTGACGGTCACTCACGTGGTAAGAAAACCTCTCTCTTTCTCACGATCTGATGCCCCTTCCGGATCAGGCCCGGCCAAGGCAGCACTGCTCCCTTCAACCATTGCCACGAAACCAAGTGAGACGGTCCAGACAGCCCCTTTCTCCTTCGTCGATTCTGAGATACATCTCCCGCAGGCGGCGTCAGACTCAGATCACAAACTGAGTCCAGACACGAACACGAGCGTTAAGGCGAGAACAGCGCATTCCATATTGGTTGTCGAGGATGATCCCGATATTGCGATGGCCTTACAAGACTTGCTCGAATTCGAAGGATTCCATGTTGACTGTGCACAAACCTGCAGCCAGGCCTTTTCATCCCTCGAACAGAATGCCTACCATGCGGTCCTCCTCGATCTCGGACTCCCCGACGGAGATGGTTCCTCGATTTTGGAGAAGCTCCAAGTTTCCCGTCCCTCCCTTCCCGTGATCGTCTTATCGGCCTCAAACAGGGATCTAGGGCCTTTACGCGCGTATGCCCGTTTGACCAAACCATGGGAGCGAGCAGAGTTATGCGGGATCCTACATCGCGCCATCGGCACGACGTCGTCTTCGACGGTGAGTTGA
- a CDS encoding DUF4149 domain-containing protein has protein sequence MDALQSITTDLNILIPIVNHWLHLLSAIIWIGGLAFLVMAVTPGLEKAVPKDQIKPITDIFYRHYKKVAGILVVVLLFTGGVNLHYVNQVITSQTGNGIQHHSKYLMVFMIKLLLVLGLLTLFLYTVIFKADDEADEGESYEAIPFQRAALWMGFFIVLCAAAMKHLHQ, from the coding sequence ATGGATGCTCTCCAAAGTATCACCACCGATCTCAATATCCTCATTCCGATCGTCAACCACTGGTTACATCTGCTTTCAGCGATTATTTGGATCGGCGGCTTGGCGTTTCTCGTGATGGCGGTGACACCCGGGCTGGAGAAGGCCGTTCCCAAGGATCAGATCAAACCCATCACGGATATTTTTTACCGACACTACAAGAAAGTCGCCGGCATTCTCGTAGTCGTCCTGCTGTTCACCGGCGGCGTGAATCTCCACTACGTCAATCAGGTCATCACGTCACAAACGGGGAACGGGATCCAGCACCACTCCAAGTATCTCATGGTCTTCATGATCAAGCTTCTTCTCGTGCTGGGGCTCCTCACACTGTTCCTCTACACGGTCATTTTCAAGGCAGACGACGAGGCCGATGAGGGGGAGTCCTATGAGGCCATCCCCTTCCAGCGCGCCGCCCTCTGGATGGGGTTCTTCATCGTCCTCTGCGCCGCCGCGATGAAACACCTGCATCAATAG
- a CDS encoding radical SAM/SPASM domain-containing protein, which yields MGKSLPIFNGPSGALGSLQQQIAQFFTPVPKGDGPFDGRTVDDFKPYLVALNLTKRCNLKCNHCYLDATTKAAGGDDELSTEECYRLIEQIAEVNKGCLLVITGGEPLVRPDILDIARYAVKLGFMVVFGTNGMLIDDQMAKTLVEIGVMGVGISIDSLDPAKHNAFRGVPGAWEAAIAGIEASKRNGLQFQVHFSAQPMNYRELPEVIDWAHRLGARVLNVFFMVCTGRGEELTDITPAQYEEVLGYLVDCQDNYKGMLVRARCAPHFKRLAYEKDPNSPITKATGYMGGGCLAGTNYARVTPNGELTPCPYMPLSAGNIRRQSFADLWERSDVFNSFRYPQLKGKCGDCEYTDICGGCRARPYVDHGDWLDEDQWCLYTPKGGEKIKVAFNVAEETDVTWDDASALRLSRIPYFLRAMVKKGVEKHARENNVQLITVELMEELRKKRFGNDAPVFKFDR from the coding sequence ATGGGTAAATCGCTTCCCATCTTCAACGGTCCTTCGGGCGCCTTGGGCTCCTTGCAGCAACAAATCGCCCAGTTCTTCACCCCCGTTCCAAAGGGGGACGGACCGTTCGATGGGCGGACGGTTGACGACTTTAAACCCTACCTCGTTGCGCTGAACCTGACCAAACGTTGCAACCTCAAATGCAACCACTGTTATCTTGATGCGACGACCAAAGCAGCGGGCGGGGACGATGAGCTGAGCACTGAAGAGTGCTACCGGCTCATCGAGCAGATCGCAGAAGTGAATAAGGGGTGTCTTCTCGTCATTACCGGCGGCGAACCATTGGTGCGTCCTGACATTCTTGACATTGCTCGGTACGCCGTCAAACTCGGCTTTATGGTGGTCTTCGGCACAAACGGGATGCTGATTGACGACCAGATGGCCAAAACTCTTGTGGAAATCGGCGTGATGGGTGTGGGTATCAGCATTGATTCATTGGACCCCGCCAAGCACAATGCTTTCCGTGGCGTTCCAGGCGCGTGGGAGGCCGCGATAGCCGGCATTGAAGCCAGCAAGCGGAATGGCCTCCAATTTCAAGTGCATTTCAGCGCGCAGCCGATGAACTATCGGGAACTGCCCGAGGTCATTGACTGGGCGCACCGACTTGGCGCCCGCGTCCTGAACGTATTCTTTATGGTGTGCACGGGACGTGGCGAGGAGCTGACGGATATCACGCCCGCGCAGTATGAAGAGGTCCTTGGCTACCTCGTCGACTGCCAAGATAATTACAAGGGCATGCTGGTCCGCGCCCGTTGCGCCCCGCACTTCAAACGGTTGGCCTATGAGAAGGACCCCAACTCTCCGATCACGAAGGCGACCGGATACATGGGGGGAGGATGCCTGGCAGGCACCAACTACGCCCGGGTGACGCCGAACGGTGAGTTAACCCCTTGTCCCTATATGCCGCTGTCGGCAGGGAATATCCGCCGACAGAGCTTCGCCGATCTCTGGGAACGATCGGATGTCTTCAATTCCTTCCGCTATCCACAACTCAAGGGGAAATGTGGGGACTGCGAATATACCGACATCTGCGGGGGGTGCCGCGCCCGTCCCTATGTCGACCATGGTGACTGGCTGGATGAAGATCAGTGGTGCCTCTATACCCCGAAAGGCGGCGAAAAAATCAAGGTAGCGTTCAATGTCGCGGAAGAGACCGACGTCACGTGGGACGACGCATCCGCGCTCAGATTGAGCCGTATCCCCTACTTCCTACGCGCCATGGTGAAGAAAGGCGTGGAGAAGCATGCCCGCGAAAACAATGTGCAGCTCATCACCGTTGAATTGATGGAGGAATTGCGCAAGAAACGATTCGGCAATGACGCACCTGTTTTCAAGTTTGACCGTTAA